A portion of the bacterium genome contains these proteins:
- the rplU gene encoding 50S ribosomal protein L21: MTEENNTHPESGYAIVRVGSHSHKVALGDRVVVEWALAVPADGENAELPSEIVFEEVLLSKPENGTALVGTPLVEGASVTGKVIGTKSGDKLTSYKKTRRHGFHKKKGHRQKFVEVEIASIG; encoded by the coding sequence ATGACAGAAGAGAACAACACACATCCAGAAAGTGGTTACGCAATTGTGAGAGTTGGCTCTCACTCACATAAAGTCGCTCTTGGTGACCGAGTCGTCGTAGAGTGGGCGTTAGCGGTTCCAGCAGACGGAGAGAATGCAGAACTCCCCTCCGAAATTGTGTTCGAAGAAGTTTTACTTTCAAAGCCGGAAAATGGAACAGCTCTCGTAGGGACTCCGTTAGTTGAAGGAGCGTCCGTCACAGGCAAGGTCATTGGTACAAAGAGTGGTGACAAGCTAACGAGCTACAAGAAAACCCGCCGACACGGATTCCACAAGAAGAAAGGTCACCGACAGAAGTTTGTAGAAGTGGAAATAGCCTCCATTGGATAA
- a CDS encoding 50S ribosomal protein L27, which produces MAHKKAGGSSKNGRDSRGKRLGIKKFGGESVRAGNILVRQRGTTVHAGANVGVGSDYTLFALVDGTVQFTTNNKKSVSILPAENA; this is translated from the coding sequence ATGGCACATAAGAAAGCGGGTGGTAGTTCCAAAAATGGTCGTGACTCACGGGGAAAGCGACTCGGCATTAAGAAGTTTGGTGGTGAATCAGTTCGAGCAGGGAATATTCTTGTTCGTCAGAGAGGGACAACCGTACACGCTGGAGCGAATGTTGGAGTAGGCTCAGACTACACCCTCTTTGCGCTTGTAGATGGCACGGTGCAGTTTACCACCAATAACAAGAAAAGCGTCAGCATCTTGCCAGCTGAAAACGCCTAG